The DNA sequence GCGGGCGAACTGGAGAGGGCGGAAGCGGTCGTATCCAAAAACGTGCCCGCGGATGTGGTGACGATGAATTCCAAGGTCGTGCTGCGTGATCTGGATACCTCTGAAGAGATGACCTATATGCTGGTTTTCCCGAGCGATGCGGACATCGAGGAGGGGGCTATCTCGGTTCTCGCCCCGGTGGGTACGGCGATCCTGGGATACGCCAAAGGGGATGTCGTGGAATGGCCCGTCCCATCCGGGTTGCGCCGCATCCGCATCGAAAAAATCGTCTACCAGCCCGAAGCGGCCGGCGATTATCACCTGTAGCGCCGACGGTCCGTTGCATGCGGCGGTCTGACGCGCGTGAACGACGGCGTTCGCGAAGGCGGATACTCGCGCAGCCGCGGGCGCCGGCCGCGGTTCCGTTGCCGCGGATGCGGAGCCGGACTTGCCGCCCGTCTGCGTGCGTTCACGCACAGCCAGGCGGCCGGCTACAGCCGGAACGGCCTGCGATTTCGCGCGGAGCAATCCGGGACTTCGATGAGGGGCATCGTGCGTGGG is a window from the Chlamydiota bacterium genome containing:
- the rnk gene encoding nucleoside diphosphate kinase regulator — its product is MATRKLCVTRFDKSRLEELIAVAKEFGDQTRKDLELLAGELERAEAVVSKNVPADVVTMNSKVVLRDLDTSEEMTYMLVFPSDADIEEGAISVLAPVGTAILGYAKGDVVEWPVPSGLRRIRIEKIVYQPEAAGDYHL